A stretch of the Chloroflexota bacterium genome encodes the following:
- a CDS encoding branched-chain amino acid ABC transporter permease, whose translation MNLEALLASSLDGLMLGFLYGLMAMGLTLIFGVMKVINLAHGPVIMLGMFVLLVLQQGMGINPYLGLLAAMALGLVSGILIYFVALHRVINAPELTTLLATFAVNLMIIGLATVMFTTSSRSVDVNLGTLPLGPATLQGTRLAAVAVAVVVTVALYLFLYRSRIGKSIRAVANNRSAAELMGINSTWMLALSFGLGTMLAAVAGGLLSTLLSFTVLSGGVYETKSFVIVVLGGLGNPTGALIGGIVIGLLESVTTVYIPVSWVPVLEYVIFVLILLVAPAGLPEWFKNLRRSRS comes from the coding sequence ATGAATCTGGAAGCGTTGCTGGCGTCCTCGCTCGACGGTCTCATGCTCGGCTTCCTTTACGGCCTCATGGCTATGGGGCTGACGCTGATCTTCGGCGTGATGAAGGTGATTAACCTGGCGCACGGCCCGGTCATCATGCTCGGCATGTTCGTCCTGCTCGTGTTGCAGCAGGGGATGGGCATCAACCCGTATCTCGGTTTGCTGGCGGCCATGGCGTTGGGGCTGGTGTCTGGCATTCTCATCTACTTTGTGGCGCTGCACCGCGTGATCAACGCGCCCGAACTGACGACGCTGCTGGCCACATTCGCCGTGAACCTGATGATCATTGGCCTGGCCACCGTGATGTTTACGACGTCGTCGCGTTCCGTGGATGTCAACCTCGGCACGCTACCATTGGGGCCGGCGACCCTGCAGGGCACCCGGCTGGCGGCCGTCGCCGTGGCGGTGGTCGTCACCGTGGCGCTGTACCTGTTCCTGTACCGCTCGCGCATCGGCAAGTCGATCCGCGCGGTGGCCAACAACCGCTCCGCCGCCGAACTGATGGGCATTAACTCGACCTGGATGCTGGCGCTGAGCTTCGGGCTGGGCACGATGCTGGCGGCGGTCGCCGGCGGTCTGCTCTCGACCCTGCTGTCGTTCACCGTGCTGTCGGGCGGCGTCTATGAGACGAAGAGCTTCGTGATCGTGGTTCTGGGCGGGCTGGGCAACCCGACCGGCGCGCTGATCGGCGGCATCGTGATCGGCCTGCTCGAAAGCGTGACGACGGTCTACATCCCGGTCAGTTGGGTGCCCGTGCTCGAGTATGTCATCTTCGTGTTGATCCTGCTCGTCGCGCCGGCCGGCCTGCCCGAGTGGTTCAAGAACCTGCGGAGGTCGCGCTCATGA
- a CDS encoding amino acid ABC transporter substrate-binding protein, with protein MFRLGRVKWLGVVATIVALALTACGGPAATSAPTTSPTKPPAVPTAAPVGAATTAPTTAPAATKKLVIGYTASQTGAQNVASAKQVEGLKLWAADVTKAGGIKTKDAIYMPELKSYDDESKTDRVQALYTKLISDDKVDLLISPYSSTLVKAAAVVSEQNGKLMITAGGADDLTMEAGFKNIYQVYTPASRYLTGVVDMLKKLDPSVKKVAIVNEKDSFSTTVAAALLPYAKAQGYDVVLNESYDSNSTDFVPFINKLTPLAPEAILGGGHFQDGTTFAKQMKERNVSAKYVALLVAPPEPTFIEIGDAAQGIIGPSQWEPLVKFSAESAKAAGLAWYGPSVQQFMDGYQAAYKSEPSYHSAGGYAAGMMLQKAIEDAGSADPEKMKAALDKVDMLSFYGRVKFSVDAKTHGKQEGHGMVYMQWQKDAAGKLMRQIVWPLEAKSADVQPRK; from the coding sequence ATGTTCAGATTGGGAAGAGTCAAATGGCTGGGCGTCGTCGCCACGATCGTGGCGCTGGCGCTCACCGCGTGCGGCGGCCCGGCTGCCACCAGCGCGCCGACAACCTCGCCGACCAAACCGCCCGCCGTGCCAACGGCGGCGCCCGTGGGTGCGGCTACCACCGCGCCCACCACCGCCCCGGCGGCCACCAAGAAGCTCGTGATCGGCTACACCGCGTCGCAGACTGGCGCACAGAACGTCGCCTCGGCCAAGCAGGTAGAAGGCCTGAAGCTCTGGGCGGCCGATGTGACCAAGGCCGGCGGCATCAAAACGAAGGATGCGATCTACATGCCGGAGCTCAAGTCGTATGATGACGAGAGCAAGACCGACCGCGTGCAGGCGCTCTACACGAAGCTGATCTCCGATGACAAAGTCGACCTGCTGATCAGCCCGTACAGCAGCACGCTGGTCAAGGCGGCCGCGGTCGTCTCCGAGCAGAACGGCAAGCTGATGATCACGGCCGGCGGCGCGGACGACCTGACAATGGAAGCCGGCTTCAAGAACATCTACCAGGTCTACACCCCCGCCAGCCGCTACCTGACCGGCGTGGTGGACATGCTCAAGAAGCTCGACCCGTCGGTCAAGAAGGTCGCCATCGTGAACGAGAAGGACTCGTTCTCGACCACGGTCGCGGCGGCGCTGCTGCCGTACGCCAAGGCGCAGGGCTATGATGTTGTGTTGAACGAAAGCTACGACAGCAACTCGACCGACTTCGTGCCGTTCATCAACAAGCTGACCCCGCTGGCGCCGGAAGCCATTCTGGGCGGCGGCCACTTCCAGGACGGCACGACGTTCGCGAAGCAGATGAAGGAACGCAACGTGTCGGCGAAGTACGTGGCCCTGCTTGTGGCCCCGCCGGAACCGACCTTCATCGAAATCGGTGACGCGGCGCAGGGCATCATCGGCCCGAGCCAGTGGGAGCCGCTGGTGAAGTTCAGCGCGGAATCGGCCAAGGCGGCGGGCCTCGCGTGGTACGGGCCGAGCGTCCAGCAGTTCATGGATGGCTATCAGGCCGCTTACAAGTCCGAGCCGTCGTACCATTCGGCGGGCGGCTACGCCGCGGGCATGATGCTGCAGAAGGCGATTGAAGATGCCGGCAGCGCGGACCCGGAGAAGATGAAGGCGGCGCTGGACAAGGTCGACATGCTCTCATTCTACGGGCGTGTCAAGTTCAGCGTCGACGCCAAGACCCACGGCAAGCAGGAAGGTCACGGCATGGTTTACATGCAGTGGCAGAAAGACGCCGCGGGCAAGCTCATGCGCCAGATCGTCTGGCCGCTCGAAGCGAAGTCGGCTGACGTTCAGCCGCGCAAGTAA
- a CDS encoding acetate--CoA ligase family protein: MRLLEHEAKQLLQAAGVAVPREVVTADPVAAAAFARELGAPVVVKALVPVGGRMKAGGVLFAETSDAAADAARGLIGTTLRGYLVERVSVQEQVAEGGVFYLAATYDPTARRAVLLASNGGGVDIEDSHGMYRQSLDLSQPYPHFRARELASHLVAGREDAPALLGPLTEVVRALVRVFTENDALLVEINPLLIAPSVRCVAADAHIELDDDALFRHRDLAMRFGLAGRGERVRTPLEQRAAEIDGADHRGVAGRVVEFDGDLALLIGGGGASLTTFDAILDAGGKPANYCEIGGNPSVWKIAELTKLLLGKPGVTRRAVIMNVVNNTRADMVARGVIKGVLEYGRDPAQVIAAFRIPGSWEEEGNLILDAYGVKHFGRELSLSDVAERVVRGG; the protein is encoded by the coding sequence ATGCGACTGCTCGAACACGAAGCGAAACAACTGTTGCAGGCGGCCGGCGTGGCCGTCCCGCGCGAGGTCGTCACGGCTGACCCCGTGGCCGCCGCCGCCTTTGCGCGCGAATTGGGCGCGCCCGTGGTCGTCAAGGCGCTGGTGCCGGTCGGCGGGCGCATGAAAGCCGGCGGCGTGCTGTTTGCCGAAACGTCGGATGCGGCTGCCGATGCGGCGCGCGGTCTGATCGGCACGACGCTGCGCGGCTATCTCGTCGAGCGCGTCTCGGTACAGGAGCAGGTGGCCGAGGGCGGCGTATTCTACCTGGCCGCGACGTACGATCCAACTGCGCGGCGAGCCGTGCTGCTGGCCTCCAACGGCGGCGGCGTGGACATCGAAGACAGCCACGGCATGTACCGGCAGTCGCTCGACCTGTCGCAGCCGTACCCGCACTTCCGGGCGCGCGAGCTGGCGTCGCACCTGGTCGCCGGTCGGGAAGACGCGCCGGCCTTGCTGGGGCCGTTGACCGAGGTGGTGCGCGCGCTCGTGCGCGTGTTCACGGAAAACGATGCCCTGCTGGTGGAGATCAACCCGCTGTTGATCGCGCCGAGCGTGCGCTGCGTGGCCGCCGACGCGCATATTGAACTCGACGATGACGCCCTGTTCCGGCATCGCGACCTGGCGATGCGCTTCGGACTGGCGGGGCGCGGCGAGCGGGTGCGCACGCCGCTGGAGCAGCGCGCGGCGGAGATTGACGGCGCCGACCATCGTGGCGTGGCCGGTCGGGTCGTGGAGTTCGACGGCGATCTTGCGCTCCTGATCGGCGGCGGCGGCGCGAGCCTGACCACGTTTGACGCCATCCTCGATGCGGGAGGCAAGCCGGCGAACTACTGCGAGATCGGCGGCAACCCGTCGGTCTGGAAAATCGCGGAACTGACGAAGTTGCTGCTGGGCAAGCCGGGTGTGACGCGCCGGGCTGTGATCATGAACGTCGTCAACAACACGCGCGCCGATATGGTGGCGCGCGGCGTGATCAAGGGCGTGCTGGAATACGGCCGTGACCCCGCGCAGGTGATCGCGGCGTTTCGCATTCCGGGCTCGTGGGAAGAAGAGGGAAACCTGATTCTGGACGCGTACGGCGTAAAGCACTTCGGCCGCGAACTATCGTTGAGCGACGTCGCCGAGCGCGTCGTGCGCGGCGGCTAG
- a CDS encoding ABC transporter ATP-binding protein, whose protein sequence is MILELDNVSRRFGGLQALDRVSHQVDEGEIVGLIGPNGAGKTTLFNVINGVYPPSAGRVVFRGESVGGLPSYAVARRGVARAHQVVRPLNELSVLENVTVGACFGRENLSLGAATRVAAETLKFVGLSDRASMPAGKLNVAQKKRLELARALAARPLLLLLDEVLAGLNPNEVGDMLNVIRAIRDQGVTVLMIEHLMHAVMNVSDRVFVLDYGRKLAEGTPQDVSNNPEVIKAYLGDPKVAQKFLEESA, encoded by the coding sequence ATGATTCTCGAACTCGACAATGTCAGCCGGCGCTTTGGCGGTCTGCAGGCGCTCGATCGCGTTTCGCACCAGGTGGACGAAGGCGAGATCGTCGGGTTGATCGGGCCGAACGGCGCCGGCAAGACCACCTTGTTCAACGTGATCAACGGCGTGTACCCGCCGTCGGCCGGGCGTGTGGTGTTTCGCGGCGAGTCGGTCGGCGGGCTGCCGTCGTACGCGGTCGCGCGCAGGGGCGTGGCACGGGCGCACCAGGTGGTGCGGCCGCTGAACGAGCTATCGGTGCTGGAGAATGTCACAGTCGGCGCCTGCTTCGGGCGCGAGAACCTGTCGCTCGGCGCGGCCACGCGGGTCGCCGCCGAGACGCTCAAGTTCGTCGGGCTGTCCGATCGCGCGTCGATGCCGGCGGGCAAGCTCAACGTCGCGCAGAAGAAGCGCCTCGAACTGGCGCGCGCGCTGGCCGCGCGCCCGCTGCTGCTGCTGCTGGATGAGGTGCTGGCGGGCCTGAATCCGAACGAAGTCGGCGACATGCTGAACGTCATCCGCGCGATCCGCGACCAGGGCGTCACCGTGCTCATGATCGAGCACCTGATGCACGCGGTGATGAACGTCTCCGACCGTGTCTTTGTGCTGGACTACGGGCGCAAGCTGGCCGAAGGGACGCCGCAGGACGTGTCGAACAACCCCGAGGTGATCAAAGCCTATCTGGGCGACCCGAAGGTGGCGCAGAAGTTCCTGGAGGAGTCGGCATGA
- a CDS encoding branched-chain amino acid ABC transporter permease encodes MKALQNVSLWGLLVVIVAATAIPILLDAPAMREEYFSMLMVIVLASSINIIVGYTGYVSFGHIVFFGLGGYVAFWLMQTFAMHLAPAAVIGGLFTSLVAMLIGMPVLRLRGAYFALATIGINEAMRTFVTNFDPFGGSVGMFFNFSVYDAYGGAKAAGQLAYYAMIAVALAVVVTSFFIKKSKFGLGLMAIREDQDTAMVLGVNPSRAKVITYTVSAFFPALAGAIFFFKNGIIEPGAAFDLHRSIESLVMVMLGGYGTVAGPIVGAVLYDRLRTFLITSETFSSLHLFIAGALLLVIVLFVTAGIVGWLRNRFTLVRRYVE; translated from the coding sequence ATGAAAGCCCTGCAAAACGTCTCGCTCTGGGGCCTGCTGGTCGTGATCGTGGCGGCCACCGCCATTCCGATTCTGCTGGACGCGCCCGCCATGCGCGAGGAGTACTTCTCCATGCTGATGGTGATTGTGCTGGCATCCAGCATCAACATCATCGTCGGCTACACCGGCTATGTCTCGTTCGGGCATATTGTCTTCTTCGGGCTGGGCGGCTACGTCGCGTTCTGGCTGATGCAGACGTTCGCCATGCACCTGGCGCCGGCGGCGGTGATTGGCGGCCTGTTCACAAGCCTGGTGGCCATGCTGATCGGCATGCCGGTGCTGCGGCTGCGCGGCGCGTACTTCGCGCTGGCGACGATCGGCATCAACGAGGCGATGCGCACCTTCGTGACCAACTTCGACCCGTTCGGCGGCTCGGTCGGCATGTTCTTCAATTTCTCCGTGTACGATGCGTACGGCGGCGCCAAGGCGGCCGGGCAACTGGCGTACTACGCGATGATCGCCGTCGCGCTGGCGGTGGTCGTCACGTCGTTCTTCATCAAGAAGTCGAAGTTCGGCCTCGGCCTGATGGCGATTCGCGAAGACCAGGACACCGCGATGGTGCTGGGCGTGAACCCCTCGCGCGCGAAGGTCATCACCTACACCGTGTCGGCGTTCTTCCCCGCGCTGGCCGGCGCGATCTTCTTCTTCAAGAACGGGATCATCGAGCCGGGCGCGGCCTTCGACCTGCATCGCTCCATCGAGTCGCTGGTCATGGTCATGCTGGGCGGCTACGGCACGGTGGCCGGGCCGATCGTCGGCGCGGTGCTGTACGACCGGCTGCGCACCTTCCTGATCACGAGCGAGACGTTCTCGTCGCTGCACCTGTTCATCGCGGGCGCACTGCTGCTCGTGATCGTGCTGTTCGTGACGGCCGGCATCGTCGGCTGGCTGCGCAACCGCTTCACGCTCGTGCGGAGGTACGTCGAATGA
- a CDS encoding ABC transporter ATP-binding protein — MTTLEISNIESGYGAVQILWGPSLKLQEGKLTTLVGANGSGKTTLLRTVMGLLPAWKGNVTFGGRDVTRLSPHEKAQAGLVMVPEGRQLFTDMTVQENLEMGATPAGARADFHKNLDWVFELFPRLQERRTQVSGTLSGGEQQMLAIARGLMAKPQIIMFDEPSLGLSPLFVLNLFEIIYKLKQQGMTMLLVEQNVQMALVVSDYAYVMAEGRIEIEGEAKQVRNMPSVRKAYLGI, encoded by the coding sequence ATGACGACGCTGGAGATCAGCAACATCGAATCGGGCTACGGCGCCGTGCAGATTCTGTGGGGCCCGTCGCTGAAGCTGCAGGAAGGCAAGCTGACGACGCTGGTCGGCGCCAACGGCAGCGGCAAGACCACGCTGCTGCGCACGGTCATGGGCCTGCTGCCGGCCTGGAAGGGCAATGTCACGTTTGGCGGGCGGGATGTCACGCGCCTGTCGCCGCACGAGAAGGCGCAGGCGGGGCTGGTGATGGTGCCGGAAGGCCGCCAGTTATTCACCGACATGACGGTGCAGGAGAACCTGGAGATGGGCGCGACGCCGGCCGGCGCGCGCGCCGATTTCCATAAGAACCTCGACTGGGTGTTCGAGTTGTTCCCGCGCCTGCAGGAGCGCCGCACGCAGGTCTCCGGCACGCTGAGCGGCGGCGAGCAGCAGATGCTGGCGATCGCGCGCGGGTTGATGGCGAAGCCGCAGATCATCATGTTCGACGAGCCGTCGCTCGGCCTGTCGCCATTGTTCGTGCTCAACTTGTTTGAGATTATCTACAAGCTGAAGCAGCAGGGCATGACGATGCTGCTCGTCGAGCAGAACGTGCAGATGGCGCTGGTCGTGAGCGATTATGCATACGTGATGGCCGAAGGGCGCATCGAGATCGAGGGCGAGGCGAAGCAGGTGCGCAACATGCCCTCGGTGCGCAAGGCGTATCTGGGGATCTAA
- a CDS encoding peptidylprolyl isomerase yields the protein MTDTIDVVIETALGEIRVALDAARAPGTVANFLRYVDGGFYDGGRVHRTVKPDNQPNNDVKIEVIQAGVAPERESAKFEPIPMERTSVTGLRHVDSAISMARSTPDSALADFFICIGDQPELDFGGRRNPDGQGFAAFGIVTAGMDVVRRIQQSPCEEQRLTPPVEIRRIRRA from the coding sequence ATGACAGACACAATCGATGTCGTTATCGAAACTGCGCTGGGCGAGATTCGCGTTGCTCTGGACGCCGCGCGTGCGCCGGGCACCGTCGCCAATTTCCTGCGCTACGTAGACGGCGGGTTCTACGATGGCGGGCGCGTGCACCGCACCGTCAAGCCAGACAACCAGCCGAACAACGACGTCAAGATCGAAGTGATTCAGGCCGGCGTGGCCCCGGAGCGCGAGTCGGCGAAGTTCGAGCCGATTCCAATGGAACGCACGAGCGTGACCGGTCTGCGCCACGTCGACAGCGCCATCTCGATGGCGCGCTCGACGCCGGATTCGGCGCTGGCCGACTTCTTCATCTGCATCGGCGACCAGCCGGAGCTCGACTTCGGCGGGCGCCGCAACCCGGACGGCCAGGGCTTCGCCGCGTTCGGCATCGTGACGGCCGGCATGGACGTCGTGCGGCGCATCCAGCAGTCGCCGTGCGAAGAGCAGCGGCTGACGCCGCCGGTTGAAATCAGGCGCATCCGCCGCGCCTAG